The following proteins come from a genomic window of Schistocerca gregaria isolate iqSchGreg1 chromosome X, iqSchGreg1.2, whole genome shotgun sequence:
- the LOC126297990 gene encoding uncharacterized protein LOC126297990 codes for MFTINPKNFQHNKFTLKYSCQFFSCLSAYYMGSTEKVSNEHFYIFQKLPQELLLKWESVCELSPDMNCATYFVCENHFFEEDFMNKTRQWLNRGVFRKHVAIVSSEVASISSKSGETVVNCELGLRSTSGSMASAHYAAANTISETGVNELQSFSGAVASSFHAAVSTRSGSGETSVNSELGLPSISGAMEYLYYRDANTRNETGVSELPSTSCAEESNSLSDASLKFFISPQNVSADGEYTFLSETFCSEESGVLGTQVSESDLTPRKSKM; via the exons ATGTTCACAATTAATCCTAAG aattttcaacATAACAAATTTACATTGAAATACTCCTGCCAATTCTTCAGCTGTTTATCTGCATATTACATGGGTTCAACGGAGAAAGTTAGCAACGAGCATTTCTACATCTTTCAAAAACTACCTCAAGAGTTGCTTCTGAAGTGGGAAAGTGTTTGTGAACTATCACCAGATATGAACTGTGCTACTTATTTTGTTTGCGAAAATCATTTTTTCGaagaagattttatgaataaaactaGGCAGTGGCTAAACAGAGGTGTGTTTCGAAAACATGTAGCAATTGTTTCTAGTGAAGTTGCTAGTATCAGCAGTAAATCAGGTGAAACTGTTGTTAATTGTGAATTAGGGCTACGAAGCACTAGTGGTTCTATGGCAAGTGCTCATTATGCAGCTGCTAATACCATAAGTGAAACTGGTGTTAATGAGCTACAAAGCTTTAGTGGTGCTGTGGCAAGTAGTTTTCATGCAGCTGTTAGTACCAGAAGTGGATCTGGTGAAACTAGTGTTAACAGTGAATTAGGCCTACCAAGCATTAGTGGTGCCATGGAATATCTTTATTATAGAGATGCCAATACCAGAAATGAAACTGGTGTTAGTGAATTACCTAGCACTAGTTGTGCTGAGGAGAGTAATTCATTGAGTGATGCCTCTCTTAAATTTTTTATCTCCCCTCAAAATGTATCTGCAGACGGCGAGTACACATTCTtatctgaaacattttgtagtGAGGAAAGTGGAGTTTTAGGTACACAGGTTTCAGAATCAGACTTAACtccaagaaaatcaaaaatgtaa